A single Aerosakkonema funiforme FACHB-1375 DNA region contains:
- a CDS encoding TMEM165/GDT1 family protein, which yields MLDWNLLGLSFITVFLSELGDKSQLAAIALSGSSKFPRTVFFGTAGALLLTSFLGVLAGEGASVLLPVRLVKTIAAIGFAFMAVRLLWPAADSSD from the coding sequence ATGCTCGACTGGAATCTGTTGGGATTAAGTTTCATTACGGTATTTTTGTCTGAGTTGGGAGACAAAAGCCAACTGGCGGCGATCGCTCTCAGCGGCAGTTCTAAATTTCCGCGCACAGTATTTTTCGGAACGGCTGGGGCGTTACTGCTGACTAGCTTTCTGGGCGTACTGGCAGGAGAAGGGGCATCTGTTCTGTTGCCTGTCCGTCTGGTAAAGACGATCGCAGCGATCGGTTTTGCTTTTATGGCGGTGCGTTTGCTTTGGCCCGCAGCCGATTCGTCCGATTAA